TCGCCTGCTGCAATGGTACGTCCGCTAATTGCTGCGATCTCCATTGTTTCAGTAGAAATGTTGTCATCCAGGTCATAGTAGAAGCCTGCGAAGTTTGTAGCAGTCCATGTCTGAGCACCTGTGCCTTCTACAACCTCACCACGAACCTCATAAGTTCCAGGGGCTGTGAATGCCTTCATTACATAGTATCTTACTGCAGTATCGTC
This genomic window from Methanolobus chelungpuianus contains:
- a CDS encoding S-layer protein domain-containing protein, with the translated sequence MKAFTAPGTYEVRGEVVEGTGAQTWTATNFAGFYYDLDDNISTETMEIAAISGRTIAAG